One region of Xylanimonas ulmi genomic DNA includes:
- a CDS encoding relaxase/mobilization nuclease domain-containing protein, producing the protein MPNVTRGTRMAGLLAYLVGPGRANEHTEPHLVAGDAPMLSWHDDNELDHDSAMAIAAYLDRPRTAYDVEVTGGHVWHCSLSLRAEEGLLPDEQWAAIASDFTTAMGFDDNDGTKAPCRWVAVRHGVSKAGNDHIHLVVNLVREDGTRASVHRDFVRAQRAARDLEQRYGLEELESVVAQRSTRGYKPAEREAHVRRSDAAGRGSASTLGPRERLALKVRAAATASLDEAEFVRRLRREGVLVRARYADHGTDVVTGFSVAQRPRRGERPIWYGGLSLARDLTLPRLRAAHGWPDTPSAADAAVAEWTAARRGRRVVAPGRETATPSAAEWQRRSADLGDVVDQLSAVDVADADKWATVARSTAGMLAAWSNATEAEPGDLAAAAEALSRAAQTHRPTPPMPKAGRVGIAGAAMVLAAAAHSGQGRVAQAVMIRQLIRLAEALTRAAAAQQQMRLAQQLADDTRARLARVHAGLPTPVDVVATRRLDFVGRNGTGWAAPQTSPIPRTLQPHRARPRASAVRAGAER; encoded by the coding sequence ATGCCCAACGTCACCCGCGGGACGCGCATGGCCGGACTGCTCGCCTACCTCGTGGGCCCGGGGCGAGCCAACGAGCACACCGAACCGCACCTGGTCGCCGGCGACGCGCCGATGCTGTCGTGGCACGACGACAACGAGCTCGACCACGACTCCGCGATGGCGATCGCCGCCTACCTCGACCGCCCCCGCACTGCGTACGACGTCGAGGTCACCGGCGGGCACGTGTGGCACTGCTCGCTGTCGCTACGCGCTGAGGAAGGACTACTGCCTGACGAACAGTGGGCCGCCATCGCGAGCGACTTCACCACCGCGATGGGCTTCGACGACAACGACGGGACCAAGGCGCCGTGCCGGTGGGTCGCGGTGCGGCACGGGGTGTCCAAGGCGGGCAACGACCACATCCACCTCGTGGTCAACCTCGTACGCGAAGACGGCACGAGAGCGTCCGTGCACCGCGACTTCGTGCGCGCCCAGCGTGCCGCCCGGGACCTGGAACAGCGCTACGGACTCGAGGAACTGGAGTCGGTCGTCGCCCAGCGTTCCACCCGCGGGTACAAGCCCGCCGAGCGCGAGGCCCACGTTCGACGCAGCGACGCGGCCGGACGCGGCAGCGCCTCCACCCTCGGGCCGCGCGAACGCCTCGCCCTCAAGGTCCGCGCCGCGGCGACCGCGAGCCTGGACGAGGCAGAGTTCGTCCGCCGCCTACGCCGCGAAGGAGTGCTCGTGCGCGCCCGCTACGCCGACCACGGCACCGACGTCGTAACCGGCTTTTCCGTCGCCCAACGCCCAAGGCGCGGCGAACGGCCCATCTGGTACGGCGGGCTCTCTCTGGCCCGCGACCTCACCCTGCCCCGGCTGCGCGCCGCGCACGGATGGCCCGACACCCCGAGCGCGGCCGACGCCGCCGTGGCCGAGTGGACCGCCGCCCGCCGCGGCAGACGCGTGGTCGCTCCAGGACGCGAGACCGCCACGCCGAGCGCCGCCGAGTGGCAGCGTCGCAGTGCCGACCTGGGCGACGTCGTCGACCAACTCTCCGCCGTCGACGTCGCCGACGCCGACAAGTGGGCGACCGTCGCCCGGTCGACCGCGGGGATGCTGGCGGCATGGTCGAACGCCACCGAGGCCGAGCCCGGCGACCTCGCCGCAGCCGCCGAAGCACTCTCCCGCGCCGCTCAGACGCACCGACCAACCCCGCCTATGCCGAAGGCTGGACGCGTGGGTATCGCCGGTGCCGCGATGGTCTTGGCCGCGGCCGCCCACAGCGGCCAAGGGCGCGTGGCGCAGGCGGTCATGATCCGCCAACTCATCCGCCTCGCCGAGGCGCTCACCCGTGCCGCAGCCGCGCAACAGCAGATGCGGCTGGCCCAGCAGCTGGCCGATGACACACGCGCACGGCTTGCCCGCGTCCACGCCGGACTGCCGACACCGGTCGACGTCGTCGCGACGCGTCGGCTCGACTTCGTCGGGCGCAACGGGACTGGCTGGGCAGCACCGCAGACCTCCCCGATCCCGCGCACGCTCCAACCACACCGCGCGCGCCCACGCGCAAGCGCCGTTCGCGCCGGGGCCGAACGCTGA